Proteins co-encoded in one Setaria viridis chromosome 9, Setaria_viridis_v4.0, whole genome shotgun sequence genomic window:
- the LOC117839026 gene encoding serine/threonine-protein kinase EDR1, giving the protein MKNLFKSKIRWQHRSNDPASPAGQPQQGQGSQQPSSPASSPSGTGAASALSVSTASSSPPSAAATPTGAAGAGAGAGGGEDYISSEEEFQMQLAMALSASSNGDYVGDLDGDQIRKAKLMSLDRFSAHRDEGHTADSLSRRYWDYNFLDYHEKVVDGFYDIFGSSMESSRQGKMPSLADLQTGIGDLGFEVIVINRAIDSTLQEMEQVAQCILLDFPVANIALLVQRIAELVTDNMGGPVKDANDMLTRWLEKSTELRTSLQTSLLPIGCIKIGLSRHRALLFKILADRVGIPCKLVKGSNYTGGDDDDAINIIKMDNEREFLVDLMAAPGALIPADILSWKGNSLNSNRKLSLNRTAGPSSSIDANLDPSALPPEPKGGQLPLFSSDDWILDSKSGYETAAVAASSQTSSSGTSSVPAGSVFDSSWTLVSHEQSDGPSTSAGTSSQEKVVLQGEHPRNLNRFPDLQENPESRNLFADLNPFGGIESKKTSVAFKGPDNRNNELQKRRENVAPSGGRPQQRLVMKNWSPYNDVSNNKQYNYVEDSFARRNVGNNAASPSSSQMPRPATRNSNLNAGLRNDTSYVAQPHNYDNIMIGTSAMKITSTAETGKVPERVLHGGLDKVPTNSRLEDQHGLVQLPQERLPWDNPAEGRVPMNRVQNQAKQHMENLDSKQDHKKLLPDPKKSPLDRFMDTSTPSRNMDVRSQRLDFDDVSECEIPWEDLVIGERIGLGSYGEVYRADWNGTEVAVKKFLDQDFYGDALDEFRSEVRIMRRLRHPNIVLFMGAVTRPPNLSIVSEYLPRGSLYKILHRPNCLIDEKRRIKMALDVAKGMNCLHTSVPTIVHRDLKSPNLLVDNNWNVKVCDFGLSRLKHSTFLSSKSTAGTPEWMAPEVLRNEQSNEKCDVYSFGVILWELATLRMPWSGMNPMQVVGAVGFQDRRLDIPKEVDPLVARIIYECWQKDPNLRPSFSQLTSALKTVQRLVTPSHQETQSPPVHQEISVNSTP; this is encoded by the exons ATGAAGAACCTGTTCAAGAGCAAGATCAGGTGGCAGCACCGGTCCAACGACCCCGCGTCCCCGGCGGGGCAGCCGCAGCAGGGGCAGGGCTCGCAGCAGCCGTCGTCGCCCGCGAGCTCGCCGTCGGGGACCGGGGCGGCCTCGGCGCTCTCGGTctcgacggcctcctcctcgccccccTCCGCGGCCGCGACGCCCACGGgggccgcgggggcgggggcgggagcgggaggaggggaggactACATATCGTCGGAGGAGGAGTTCCAGATGCAGCTGGCGATGGCGCTCTCGGCGTCCTCCAACGGCGATTACGTGGGGGACCTGGACGGGGACCAGATCAGGAAGGCCAAGCTCATGAGCCTCGACCGCTTCTCCGCCCACCGGGACGAAGGCCACACCGCGGATTCGCTCTCCCGGCGATACTGG GACTATAACTTTCTTGATTATCATGAGAAAGTCGTTGATGGTTTCTATGACATCTTTGGCTCCTCTATGGAATCCTCTAGGCAGGGGAAGATGCCATCACTAGCTGATCTCCAAACAGGCATAGGGGACCTGGGCTTTGAAGTCATTGTAATCAACCGTGCCATTGATAGTACCTtgcaggagatggagcaagtggcACAGTGCATCCTGTTGGACTTCCCTGTTGCCAATATTGCACTCTTAGTGCAAAGAATTGCTGAGCTTGTTACAGATAATATGGGTGGACCTGTAAAAGACGCCAATGACATGCTCACAAGGTGGTTGGAGAAGAGTACTGAGCTGAGAACCTCATTACAAACAAGTTTGTTGCCTATTGGCTGCATCAAGATAGGGCTATCACGTCACCGTGCCCTACTTTTCAAG ATCCTTGCTGACCGTGTTGGCATTCCATGCAAACTTGTCAAAGGGAGCAATTATActggtggtgatgatgatgatgctatAAACATAATTAAGATGGATAATGAAAG GGAGTTTTTGGTTGATCTGATGGCTGCTCCTGGTGCTCTTATTCCAGCAGATATCTTAAGTTGGAAGGGAAATTCATTAAATTCTAATAGAAAACTCAGCCTGAATCGGACAGCTGGACCATCGAGTTCCATTGATGCTAATCTGGATCCTAGTGCATTGCCACCCGAACCTAAAGGTGGCCAACTGCCTTTGTTTAGCAGTGATGATTGGATATTAGATAGTAAATCTGGATATGAGACAGCAGCAGTCGCAGCATCTTCTCAAACCTCTTCGAGTGGCACATCATCTGTTCCTGCTGGAAGTGTTTTTGACAGTTCATGGACGCTGGTGTCTCATGAGCAATCAGATGGACCATCAACTTCTGCTGGTACATCATCCCAGGAGAAAGTTGTACTTCAAGGGGAACATCCACGGAATTTAAATCGGTTTCCAGATTTGCAGGAAAATCCAGAGTCCAGGAACCTTTTTGCTGACCTTAATCCTTTTGGGGGTATtgagtccaagaaaacttcagTAGCATTCAAAGGGCCAGATAATAGGAACAATGAGCTACAAAAGCGCAGAGAGAATGTAGCCCCTAGTGGTGGTAGACCACAGCAGCGGTTAGTTATGAAGAACTGGTCACCTTACAATGATGTTTCCAACAACAAACAGTACAATTATGTTGAGGATTCATTCGCACGTAGAAATGTTGGCAATAATGCTGCATCACCATCATCATCCCAGATGCCACGACCAGCCACAAGGAATAGTAATCTTAATGCTGGATTGCGTAACGATACATCATATGTGGCACAGCCTCATAATTATGACAACATTATGATTGGTACCTCTGCCATGAAGATTACATCTACAGCTGAGACTGGGAAGGTTCCTGAAAGGGTTCTCCATGGTGGTTTGGACAAAGTCCCTACAAATTCTAGACTGGAGGATCAACATGGCCTAGTTCAACTACCACAAGAAAGACTTCCATGGGATAATCCTGCAGAAGGAAGAGTCCCAATGAATAGAGTTCAGAATCAAGCAAAACAACATATGGAAAACCTTGATTCAAAGCAGGACCATAAGAAATTACTCCCTGATCCAAAGAAATCTCCCCTTGACAGATTCATGGACACGTCAACGCCATCAAGAAACATGGATGTCAGGTCACAGAGGCTTGACTTTGATGATGTGTCTGAATGTGAAATTCCTTGGGAAGATCTTGTGATTGGTGAAAGGATTGGCTTAG GTTCGTATGGAGAGGTCTACCGTGCTGACTGGAATGGAACA GAAGTAGCTGTAAAAAAATTCTTGGATCAAGATTTCTATGGTGATGCTCTGGATGAGTTTAGGAGTGAA GTACGAATTATGCGTCGGCTGCGCCATCCAAATATTGTTCTCTTTATGGGAGCTGTTACACGCCCTCCGAACTTATCAATTGTATCTGAATATCTTCCAAG GGGAAGCTTGTATAAGATCCTTCACCGTCCTAATTGCTTAATAGATGAAAAACGGAGGATCAAGATGGCCCTTGATGTG GCCAAAGGTATGAATTGCCTGCACACTAGTGTACCAACAATAGTCCATCGAGATCTGAAATCCCCAAACCTGCTGGTTGACAATAATTGGAATGTAAAG GTTTGCGACTTTGGACTTTCACGGTTGAAGCACAGTACATTTTTGTCATCCAAATCCACTGCTGGAACA CCTGAGTGGATGGCACCTGAGGTTTTGCGGAATGAACAATCAAATGAAAA GTGTGATGTTTACAGTTTCGGTGTCATCTTGTGGGAACTGGCAACACTTAGAATGCCATGGAGTGGGATGAATCCAATGCAAGTTGTGGGGGCAGTTGGCTTCCAGGATAGACGGCTTGATATTCCCAAGGAAGTTGATCCTCTGGTAGCAAGGATCATATACGAATGCTGGCAGAA AGATCCAAATCTGCGCCCTTCATTTTCACAGTTAACAAGTGCTCTGAAGACTGTTCAAAGGCTAGTGACCCCTTCTCACCAAGAGACACAGAGCCCCCCTGTTCATCAAGAAATCTCAGTGAATTCTACTCCTTGA
- the LOC117838528 gene encoding uncharacterized protein: MRIHPAAAPTGGKKDLRRLPHVYSKVLELPLPADTDVEVFEGPDAFHFVAAGARGTGMVQVRTVRIHPGVTKVVVRAGGTGGGDEPGADDMELDRWRSRLPEASCPAMAVAGYVDGQLVVTVPKGRGGDEGAEGGQGEVTWRCCSGGKISGRLVVVQ, translated from the coding sequence ATGAGGATCCACCCAGCAGCAGCTCCCACCGGCGGCAAGAAGGACCTCCGCCGGCTGCCGCACGTGTACAGCAAGGTGCTGGAGCTGCCGCTCCCGGCGGACACCGACGTTGAGGTGTTCGAAGGCCCCGACGCCTTCCACtttgtcgccgccggcgcgcgtggCACCGGCATGGTGCAGGTCCGCACCGTGAGGATCCACCCTGGGGTTACCAAGGTAGTGGTGCGGGCAGGAGGCACCGGAGGTGGTGATGAGCCTGGCGCCGACGACATGGAGCTCGACAGGTGGCGGTCCCGGCTGCCCGAGGCGAGTTGCCCGGCCATGGCGGTGGCCGGGTACGTCGACGGGCAGCTCGTTGTGACGGTGCCAAAGGGGCGTGGCGGCGATGAAGGCGCCGAAGGCGGCCAAGGTGAGGTCACCTGGAGGTGCTGCAGTGGAGGAAAGATTAGTGGAAGACTGGTAGTTGTACAGTAG
- the LOC117838527 gene encoding pentatricopeptide repeat-containing protein At3g20730 gives MAIAAARRRLWRGMGTAAAAAAAGTEETLLTRLVSEPESRVKATVEEVASSAQHRDGGFWGPLAAALLRASSPTKAHLVLEWKLEKLLKEEVHDCEPYSTIIQFCAQTRNSALAMRVFECVEAQGIHLNTGIFNALVNTFLSVRDLLSAMTLYETMEGMDGCKPDCFTYGAFISAFSILGSGHAMMSWYVAAKNAGFTPSIQAFESLITGFVRLNMLDDAKTVFEEMISLGIKPNSAILEANLEIVTRKEEVNTVRDFLKRVRDGNWELNKATVERLTRICLDGGEIDEMEQLLAVIQKGTHSSYETQLHHGIIRFYAKADRLADMEDAICWMLDNGVMFMCPEDVDVIICSYFRHKEFDRLDLFLNRIQSFFKPNRSTYDILVAGYRKFDLHERLHSTINDMRQAGFA, from the exons ATGGCgatcgccgccgctcgccggcgcctgTGGCGCGGGATGGGGacagcggccgcggcggcggctgcggggaCGGAAGAAACCCTACTCACTCGCCTGGTCTCGGAGCCGGAGAGCCGCGTGAAGGCGACCGTGGAGGAGGTCGCTTCCTCGGCGCAGCACCGTGACGGCGGCTTCTGGgggcccctcgccgccgctctcctccgCGCGTCCTCTCCGACAAAGGCGCACCTC GTATTGGAATGGAAGCTAGAGAAGCTACTGAAGGAAGAGGTTCATGATTGCGAGCCCTACTCAACAATAATCCAATTCTGTGCTCAGACAAGAAATTCAGCACTTGCAATGAGAGTCTTTGAATGCGTGGAGGCACAGGGAATTCATCTGAACACTGGCATTTTCAATGCCCTTGTTAACACTTTCTTGTCGGTCAGAGATCTCCTCTCCGCAATGACCTTATATGAGACTATGGAAGGCATGGATGGTTGCAAGCCCGATTGCTTTACATATGGTGCATTTATATCTGCATTTTCGATCCTTGGAAGTGGCCATGCGATGATGAGCTGGTATGTAGCTGCAAAAAATGCTGGGTTTACTCCAAGTATTCAAGCTTTTGAATCTTTGATCACAGGGTTTGTTCGGTTGAACATGCTAGATGATGCAAAAACGGTGTTTGAGGAAATGATTTCCTTGGGGATTAAGCCAAACTCTGCTATTTTGGAGGCAAATCTTGAGATTGTTACTAGAAAAGAGGAGGTCAACACAGTAAGAGACTTTTTAAAACGTGTGAGGGATGGCAATTGGGAGTTGAACAAAGCTACAGTTGAAAGGCTAACGAGAATATGCCTAGATGGAGGTGAAATAGATGAAATGGAGCAGCTGCTTGCCGTAATACAAAAGGGAACACATTCGAGTTATGAAACACAACTGCACCATGGAATTATCAGGTTCTATGCTAAGGCAGATCGATTGGCAGATATGGAAGATGCGATTTGCTGGATGTTGGACAACGGTGTGATGTTTATGTGCCCAGAGGATGTTGATGTCATAATCTGTTCTTATTTTCGTCACAAGGAATTTGATAGATTGGATTTGTTTTTAAATCGCATTCAAAGTTTCTTCAAGCCGAACAGGTCTACGTATGATATATTGGTTGCTGGATATCGAAAGTTTGATTTACATGAAAGGCTTCATTCGACCATAAATGATATGAGGCAAGCTGGGTTTGCATGA
- the LOC117840575 gene encoding late embryogenesis abundant protein D-34, translating to MSQGQPRRPSDQQQAAGGEHGAVRYGDVFPAVSGGLAEKPVAPQDAATMQSAESLVFGFGQTIRGGPGATMQSAATTNERMGVVGHDQATDATAVQGVTVSETRVPGGRLVTEFVAGQVIIKHLTPPSALSLRLQLARVCCAQAVGQYLAPDDATAGGAAGAGGVAAAGVVDNTKVTIGEALEATALAAGDEPVERSDAAAIQAAEARATGLHANVPGGLAAQAQSAAAANAWAARDEDKTTIGDVLANATAKLVADKTVESADALRVAGAENRNKGDATARPGGVAASMAAAAKLNRDEAVWEQ from the exons ATGAGCCAGGGGCAGCCAAGGAGGCCGTCCGACCAGCagcaggcggccggcggcgagcatggCGCCGTCCGCTACGGCGACGTGTTCCCAGCGGTGAGCGGGGGCCTCGCGGAGAAGCCTGTCGCGCCACAGGACGCGGCCACGATGCAGTCGGCGGAGAGCCTGGTGTTCGGCTTCGGCCAGACGATCAGGGGCGGCCCCGGCGCCACCATGCAGTCCGCGGCCACCACCAACGAGCGGATGGGCGTCGTCGGCCACGACCAGGCCACGGACGCCACCGCCGTGCAGGGCGTCACCGTCTCCGAGACCCGCGTCCCGGGCGGCCGCCTCGTCACAGAGTTCGTCGCCGGCCAGGTAATCATCAAACACTTAACGCCCCCTTCTGCTCTGTCTCTGCGTTTGCAGCTAGCACGTGTATGCTGTGCGCAGGCTGTTGGCCAGTACCTTGCCCCGGATGATGCCACGGctggtggcgccgccggagcaggaggTGTCGCTGCTGCTGGCGTGGTGGATAACACGAAGGTGACGATCGGCGAGGCGCTGGAGGCGACGGCGCTGGCCGCGGGTGACGAGCCGGTGGAGCGCAGCGACGCGGCGGCCATCCAGGCGGCGGAAGCGAGGGCTACCGGGCTGCACGCGAACGTCCCCGGCGGGCTGGCCGCGCAGGCGCAGTCAGCCGCGGCGGCCAACGCGTGGGCGGCGCGCGACGAGGACAAGACCACGATCGGCGACGTCCTCGCG AACGCGacggcgaagctggtggcggaCAAGACGGTGGAGAGCGCCGACGCGCTGAGGGTGGCCGGCGCGGAGAACCGCAACAAGGGAGACGCGACGGCGAGGCCCGGGGGCGTGGCGGCGTCCATGGCCGCGGCCGCGAAGCTCAACCGTGATGAGGCTGTCTGGGAACAGTGA
- the LOC117837953 gene encoding transcription repressor OFP16, translated as MLGCFSRLRRPPAGSPAPEPIPGSDDASTSAASTSAGGSTSPCSSSSSARCKNGGASSSPHGHGRDGGAVGKNPSALSESGLSSAIASRRFFLSSPGRSNSIVDSSAHGAALGLSVGAAGVAVPTYSPDPHADFLRSMEEMAAALRLDARRRGDRARLHELLLCYLALNDRRAHKYVVSAFTDLLLRLTAATNLDDEHHD; from the coding sequence ATGCTCGGATGCTTCtcccggctgcggcggccgccggcggggtcaCCGGCGCCGGAGCCCATTCCGGGGTCCGACGACGCGTCCACGTCCGCGGCCTCGACGTCGGCGGGCGGCTCCACCTCCCCGTgttcgtcgtcctcctcggcaCGCTGCAAGAACGGCGGCGCCAGCAGCTCGCCACACGGCCatggccgcgacggcggcgcggtgggcaAGAACCCGTCCGCGCTGTCCGAGTCCGGGCTGTCGTCGGCCATCGCGTCGCGCCggttcttcctctcctccccggGCCGCTCCAACTCCATCGTCGACTCGTCGGCGCACGGCGCCGCCCTGGGCCTGAGCGTCGgcgcggccggggtggcggtGCCGACGTACTCGCCGGACCCGCACGCCGACTTCCTCCGGTCGATGGAGGAGATGGCCGCGGCGCTCCGGCTggacgcgcggcggcgcggcgaccggGCGCGCCTCCACGAGCTTCTGCTCTGCTACCTCGCGCTCAACGACAGGCGCGCGCACAAGTACGTCGTCAGCGCCTTTaccgacctcctcctccgcctcaccGCCGCCACAAACCTCGACGACGAGCACCACGATTGA
- the LOC117837952 gene encoding uncharacterized protein, with product MKNPNPPPPRPSAAGKPPTAMAAPPRKSRWGPPPPGAAPAGDKAAPSTSAARTPTPTHPADTRRHPAPPAPAPHAPRNPASPAAALRPPPQAQPPPAETPSPPPYGFHNLDRRTVLLADGTVRTYFALPQDYPFESAPLPPHLLPRAGPDLWPPHQPPPPQMPMPMQMTPHEAKRKHPTDQDEGFPRHHKQLRLDEAHHPPQLPPHAAVDRHALRRAFLKYAKMLNESSSQKRRFLEGGRVPCLACGRDFADVHGLVMHAYNPPNTDSLVDHLGLHKALCVLMGWDYTKVPENSKGYQSLPADLVRASREDLIVWPPTVIMHNTATGRKKDGRLEGLGNKDMDKKMTELGFSGGKSKSLYGKEGHLGLTLIKFANNPAGLKEAERLAEFLERQDHGRIGWSRARATHSIDSDQNPLLVETDIRTGERKRIFYGYLAIASDLDELDSDSRKRAFLKSRREFDPSD from the exons ATGAAGAACCCTAACCCTCCTCCCCCGAGGCCCTCCGCCGCAGGCAAGCCCCccacggccatggcggcgccgccccgcAAATCCCGCTGGGGCCCACCGCCACcgggcgccgccccggccggagACAAGGCCGCGccatccacctccgccgcccgcacccCGACCCCCACCCACCCGGCGGACACCAGGCGCCATCCGGCACCTCCCGCGCCCGCCCCACACGCGCCGCGCAACCCCGCGTCCCCGGCGGCTGCGCTCCGACCGCCACCGCaggcgcagccgccgccggcggagaccccttccccgccgccgtacGGCTTCCACAACCTCGACCGCCGCACCGTgctcctcgccgacggcaccgtcCGCACCTACTTCGCGTTGCCCCAAGACTACCCCTTCGAGTCCGCGCCCCTCCCGCCCCACCTCCTCCCCCGCGCCGGCCCGGATCTCTGGCCGccgcaccagccgccgccgccgcaaatGCCCATGCCGATGCAGATGACGCCGCACGAGGCTAAGCGCAAGCACCCCACGGACCAGGACGAGGGCTTCCCGAGGCACCACAAGCAGCTGCGGCTCGACGAGGCGCATCACCCTCCGCAGCTGCCGCCACATGCCGCGGTGGACCGGCATGCGCTCAGGAGGGCGTTCCTCAAGTATGCCAAGATGCTCAACGAGAGCTCCTCGCAGAAACGGAGGTTCCTCGAGGGCGGCCGTGTCCCGTGCCTCGCCTGTGGCAG GGACTTTGCTGATGTGCATGGACTTGTCATGCATGCTTACAACCCACCGAATACAGATTCACTTGTTGATCATCTTGGTTTGCACAAGGCATTGTGTGTCCTTATGGGATGGGATTATACAAAAGTCCCTGAGAACTCTAAGGGATACCAATCATTACCTGCTGACCTTGTCCGAGCAAGTAGGGAGGACCTTATTGTGTGGCCGCCAACTGTTATCATGCACAATACTGCAACTGGGAGGAAGAAAGATGGCCGCTTGGAGGGTTTAGGGAACAAAGACATGGATAAGAAAATGACAG AACTAGGGTTTTCTGGTGGCAAGTCGAAGTCCTTGTATGGAAAAGAAGGGCACTTGGGTTTGACACTTATCAAGTTCGCAAACAACCCAGCTGGCTTGAAGGAGGCTGAGCGTCTTGCTGAGTTCCTTGAGAGACAAGATCATGGACGTATAGGTTGGTCACGTGCGCGTGCCACTCATTCTATAGATTCTGATCAGAACCCTTTGTTGGTTGAGACAGATATCAGGACAGGTGAGAGAAAGAGGATATTTTATGGCTACCTAGCAATTGCATCCGACCTGGATGAACTAGACTCAGATTCGAGGAAAAGGGCTTTCCTCAAGAGCAGAAGAGAATTCGACCCAAGTGATTAG
- the LOC117840495 gene encoding probable serine/threonine-protein kinase PBL16, with amino-acid sequence MGNCWFKGNPYFNRVSSNATKSESPKIQSPSERIGKEDSQLPSNPKEVEALRKDTARNPLIAFTFEELKRITKNFRQDSLLGGGGFGRVYKGYITKDLREGLEIEEPLRVAVKVHDGDNSFQGHREWLAEVIFLGQLSHPNLVKLIGYCCEDDHRVLVYEFMPLGSVESHLFSRVMVPLQWSIRMKIALGAAKGLAFLHEAEKPVIYRDFKTSNILLDEEYNAKLSDFGLAKDGPVGDKSHVSTRIMGTYGYAAPEYIMTGHLTAMSDVYSYGVVLLELLTGRKSLDKSRPVREQTLADWAFPLLTQKKKVLGIVDPRLAEDYPVKAVQKTAMLAYHCLNRNPKARPLMRDIVATLEPLQQLEENPSDNLAGAT; translated from the exons ATGGGTAATTGCTGGTTTAAAGGGAATCCATACTTCAACAGGGTTTCTTCCAATGCCACCAAATCAG AATCTCCAAAAATTCAGAGCCCATCGGAGAGAATTGGAAAGGAAGACAGCCAGCTGCCATCCAACCCGAAAGAGGTGGAGGCACTGAGAAAGGATACGGCTCGCAACCCTTTGATAGCATTCACATTTGAGGAGCTCAAGAGGATTACCAAAAATTTCAGGCAAGATTCATTGCTTGGGGGTGGTGGATTTGGCAGAGTCTACAAAGGGTACATTACCAAAGATCTCCGCGAAGGGTTGGAGATAGAAGAGCCCCTGAGAGTTGCCGTTAAAGTTCATGATGGTGACAATAGCTTCCAGGGCCATAGGGAGTGGCTG GCTGAGGTTATATTTCTAGGGCAGCTCTCTCACCCAAATTTAGTGAAGTTGATCGGGTATTGTTGTGAAGATGACCACAGGGTTCTTGTTTACGAGTTCATGCCCCTGGGAAGTGTGGAGTCCCATCTGTTTTCAA GGGTAATGGTCCCACTTCAATGGTCGATCAGAATGAAAATTGCGCTTGGCGCTGCAAAAGGACTTGCTTTTCTGCATGAAGCAGAGAAGCCTGTCATCTATCGGGACTTTAAGACATCAAACATATTGCTAGATGAG GAATATAATGCAAAACTATCCGATTTTGGGCTTGCAAAAGATGGACCAGTTGGTGACAAGTCCCATGTTTCAACTCGTATAATGGGTACTTACGGTTATGCAGCACCAGAGTACATCATGACAG GGCATCTCACGGCGATGAGTGATGTCTACAGCTACGGTGTTGTACTCCTGGAGCTCCTCACAGGCCGGAAGTCGCTGGACAAGTCCCGGCCGGTCAGGGAGCAGACGTTGGCCGACTGGGCATTCCCGTTGCTGacgcagaagaagaaggtgcttgGCATAGTAGACCCGAGGCTTGCCGAGGACTACCCGGTGAAGGCGGTGCAGAAGACGGCGATGCTGGCATACCATTGCCTCAACCGCAACCCAAAGGCTAGGCCGCTGATGCGCGACATCGTCGCTACCTTGGAGCCTCTGCAGCAGCTGGAGGAGAACCCCAGTGACAATTTGGCCGGTGCCACTTGA